From the Pseudorasbora parva isolate DD20220531a chromosome 2, ASM2467924v1, whole genome shotgun sequence genome, the window taatataaacaacgttttacaatttattcaattcctttatatttatatagcctttAGATTTATACATTAAGTTGCTCACGCAACGCAAGTGGCATTACATGTAAACATATATTATAGTCAATGTTAAAAATCACACAttacaatagacaaaaaaaatgttgtcttttatttagattttaaatctttctctctttttttcaagAAATCCAGCAGGTTATAAAGAACCCCACCTccaatagcctatatatatatatatatatatatatactctcaTTGTCAGAAATATGATGTCCGTTCCCCTGAGACACGTTTGACTTCCCTCGCAAAGATATTTATCATTCAGTACATTAACAATCAAGCGGTTCATGTAACAATATTTGTAACGAATATTCGGACAATAACACAAGttccatctgtgtgtgtgtgtgtgtgtgtgtgtgtgtttgcagtatTTTATTAAGGTTTTTCCAGTTTTTCCAGGAGATACACttactttcactttcactttaTTTCATTAGTGAAAGTAGCGCCCTCTTGTGTCCTACACACACCAATAACGTCATATCTACACACCACTGATATGTTACATGTTTTAGGACTTTCCACTGAAATATGATGCTTCATAAGAGAAATAGAGGTTATTACATGAAAACATCATATTTTAagggttattttaaattaaatgcacATCCTTACTGTAAACCTTGCTGTAAAAACATGCCAAAATCTGACAGTAACATAATATATTCTATTAAAATGGCAGTATACCATAGAACAGTGGTTGTCAAACTTTTTACACCAAGAACCACCATAATGaccaacatttaaaaacagtagtGTAGTCGGCCTAACTATTTAGCTGAAGTTAAAAAACGAGGCAGTTTATTCCAAATaagtatatttattattattaaactgtaaATGCACAGTTTGAACATCGACCAGCCTTTTAAGACCagtcataatggtcttaaaaaggtcaaaaaaagtcttacatttgacttggtgaaacctgcagatacctCTGATTCAAAGTCCACCTTCAGCCCTGATTGTCAGAATAGGAccaattaataaaacataaagatACACACATTTAGAAACAGTGCTTTAAGCGTGCTGTTTGTTATTaagctatattagtttgctttcactttgagaaCTTACTCACACGTCCCAAACTTTTTTACTCAAGTCAGAAAtagacatatgcataatgtgtgtatttgatcgttcaagagtaGGCTAATAAGCCAAAAACACACAATACACTCGCGCGAgcgctgacaggcagcaaacacacacagtctgaCATCAGAGTTCGGCGtttacatcactgttattaactcttttagtgcaatcgggtatattatacttttatttggtcattatgcaagaaagattcgccttcgcgttcacgatcgcggaactgcaagaacggtcagctgaagaataaaatctgttttatgcgtctgtggaggctcgtgccaataacacgaaagctgattggctgcaatacaAGATCCATACTGGTgtaatttgtagttgtaatagagcgaacaatagttggactagcgaaagaaagaactacagcACCACGGAACACGCGCTGCGAGAGAGCttttcatcatttattcacctcCACCTCTTCCCATCACAGCcaattcatatttaattcagCGATTCCTCCGCGTTCCACTAGTGGGAGCCTGCGTACCACACTTTGAGAATCaatgccattgaaaataatgTATTCTGGGGAATATTTGTTGTTTTCGAGAAAAAGCCTACAGTGATATACTGTGAGTTAGCAGCGCTCAAAGTCGACGCTCAGATGCTGTGTTCTCAATCACACCCTATACCCTCATACACTATCCCCTACATTAGTTCACTAATACAGTGAAAAGAAGTGGATCAACATGATGAGATAAATCAATGTATGGACAAGCATCATGTATTATTGCACAGCACATGAACacgtttttaaattatatacacactgtaaagaaaTATAGTTGGTTAAacttaaagtaagtaacctggatgccttaaaactttgagtttattgaaataaaacctTTGAGtggatacaatgaaggaaattggtttaatgaacagaaactcaaaatattattctaTATGAATCACATGTGATACATCATGAAaacagcacaatttggctgcgtcatcacaaataaaacacacacttactcattTTCACAACCGCCACCTTTGGACACAGACACTCACTCCACACGCATTCGTTCCCAATCACCCGAATTAAGCACTCTTCAACCCTTCACTCCTCGTCTGGTCTTACACCGATCAACACGTCCTTACCTGCccttcttcatcttcatcctccCCGTCATCATCATTGTGGTCACCGTCATCTTCCTCTGTCTTCTAAAGGAAAGTCTGTTATCATTGAGTTCTCTGTCTCAGTGTCAAGATTCCTGTAacaaactgctctgagacagaaggctgggttgaagatccaaacgcagtatatattgaagggtaatccaaagtcgtaatccataaaacatgcaaaaggtcatacacaggcaagcagtccgaaaaggcaaacaaaacagaaggaacaggcaaaagggtaatccacggagaaggcaagaaatcaaagaccaagatacatgaaaccagagaaacgctcagaaatgcggttatgacactaaacaagactttgcCCTGAATGACAGCGATAACCAGGCTTATATAGGCAGAGggaatgaggtgatgagacacaggtgtgaacagtgagtgctaatgagaccggggaaaggattatgggtaatgcagtttgtgatggagtgacagtccgtggtggagtgccctctggtggtgatcacgggcactcacactggtgaattgtgacaatcTTCATTGTTCATCTTCCTCTGTCTTCTAAAGGAAAGTCTGTTATCATCTATCATCATCTGTCTCCGTGTCAAGATTCCCCTTTGAGCTCAACCTGTGTCCGTTAGCTCTGTTTAACAAACACTGCACTAACcctctgtgtcctcgtctgtgtctgacactcatatgcttacaaaatcctttaataatatttcaataaaggttgtcgattctcaaaaatgttcgttgtattaactcaaatttttaatttaaatgaactcGGTCAAAAgattggacacattactattttttatgtttttgtccCATGCTCACAAAgctagcatttatttgatcaaaattacagaaaaaatattattagatGTTGAAacaatggttttctattttaatatgctttaaaatCGAATGTGTCaatgtaaagctgaattttcatcagccattcctccagtcttcagtgtcacatgatccttcagaaatccttctaatatgaggatttattatcaatgttggaaactgCTGTGCTGTgccttttttcaggattcttggatgaataaatgaattaatgaatgccTGGTTGTGTTTCTTGTTGTCTGCACTTCACAATAGATTCACTAGATCTTCAGGATCATCTGAGGGATTCGACTGAATGAAGATGCTGCTGATCATTGGAGCTCTTCTGCTCATTTCAGCTGCTCTGGGACAGGTGAGCTTGTGTTCTCGTATGAATATTACATGTATGAATACTGATGACTGATCATTATGATTGCTGTCGCTGCAGGATCACAGAACTGCTGCTGGTCAGAGACTGATGGATATGGCAGATAATTCAGTTGATGATCAATATGACGGCTGTACAAAGGAAATGGAGAATCGAGTGCAGACAGAATTTCTGGCGAAGGAAATGTCTAACAATCCAACATTTGCAAACGCTTGGAAAGATGCTGAAAAGAATTACAAAACACCAGGAGATAATTTGTCAAAGAATCATTCAGTTGCCATTTATGCGTACACCAACTCACATTTGAATCTCTATCAGAAATTCAATAATGCTGTTCGTACTGGTAAAGAAAAATATAAAGACGGCACATATGCATGGTATTCACTTCACTTTTGGTTAACAGAAGCGATACAGATTCTGAAGAAAACACAAACTAGCTGCTTCGATACTTACCGTGGTAGTAAAGTTTAATTTGATAAGAATGTTAAGGGCAAAGAAGTTCGTTTTGGCCAGTTTGCTTCATCCTCTCTTGATCGTGAAGTAGCAAAAGGTTTTGGAACTGTatcttgttttgaaatcagaacTTGTCAAGGTGCTGATCTGACAAAATACTCAAAGTTTAATGAGAAAGAGGTGCTGATTCCTCCATATGAGACGTTTAAAGTCACTGATGTGAAGACGAGAGCAGAGCAGACAGATCTCTGGTGTGAAACTGTGTTCACTTTGGAAAGCTATAAGAAAACAAGCTTCCTGAACTGTGCAAACAGTGGAAACCAAGTGGCTTTTTTTAacgttttattcattttgacagttttttgcagtgtggttaGCTACTAACCAGATAAAGACTGCATGTGTCTTGTTAAACATTAAACCGATTGTCATGTTTTATTGAATCAAATATTCATGCGCTGGTCAGCAGTGGGAAAAGTCAAAGCTGATGATTATTATAATGGAGAACTGAGATATGAATCTTTACTGAATATGCAAATAATACAATTTgttaaatcatttaaattaaattgcatcttCATATTAAGTACATACTTAAGTTTTACTCTATataaccaaattcaaaaatgtgcAGTAAACGTTTGTGATTTGGGAAGGTTAGGGATAACCTGAACACATTCAGCACAAAACTCAAGATCAAGAAAGTGTGTGAAACGCAATGACGTTTGGGATACGCAGCAATTAGGTAGGTTTACAAGATATCACACATCTTGATATGATTTATTTGCTGATCTTCTCTAATAAACTGAtgaaataaatgtcatatttgtGTGAAGTCATCGATATATGGATCCGCccaggggtgcgtttcccaaaagcattgttaGCCAACTATGGTTGCAACTTCCATCGTTACAACGAGTCTGTGTGTCCTGAACATTCGCCAACAGCATCACAAACTTAAATATTTCCATCGTGCTTGACCCTTTTCACATTAGCACTTTAGTCCACACAGGCACATTCACGGGTCATGAAACCTCGCTGCTGAAGCGGtgtttttcacaccttcgatttgaaaaggcttCCAAAAAGAGGCGTGGTCGACTGCGAAAAGGGGGatgggtattgtgtggaaagagggagtggtttgcataaataggggagtgtcattaGGCACATTAAAATGAGCTAATTTGAAAACCagcaatgcacacacacacaggtgacaTGGATAGCAATAGATTACGCTCCAGCATTATGAGCAGACAGCGTGCCAGAATCCAGTTCTCTTTCGCGCTTGAAAAAACTATAACACAGAGAAAGAATTATGACAAAATGTCAGTTTTTCCGAGCATTGTGTCTTATACAAGTTTTTTCGACTATAGTGTCTTAAACGAACTTAAAGAGTTGTGAGGAAAAAAGGGCGTGTGAGACAGTGTGTCAGTTCGGCAGCGGCAGATCTTAAAGCGACAGCAGCCAGTAAATGttaatcactcactgctcttgccTAAAGTACTTTTGAAGCTTtgataaggattaatctatatttaattaataatttatgcagtgcggactgtttgataactttgttcaatttctgtagcctattttctACCTGTGAGAAAGGAAGGACACAGGTAAATATGACATCGGTTTATGAGAGGATTGTTTTAAGTTGAAGtttaaagcctaataaatgctaaaaaaaaataaaaataaaaagtttacactGTAATGTT encodes:
- the LOC137090401 gene encoding LOW QUALITY PROTEIN: ecto-ADP-ribosyltransferase 5-like (The sequence of the model RefSeq protein was modified relative to this genomic sequence to represent the inferred CDS: substituted 1 base at 1 genomic stop codon), whose product is MKMLLIIGALLLISAALGQDHRTAAGQRLMDMADNSVDDQYDGCTKEMENRVQTEFLAKEMSNNPTFANAWKDAEKNYKTPGDNLSKNHSVAIYAYTNSHLNLYQKFNNAVRTGKEKYKDGTYAWYSLHFWLTEAIQILKKTQTSCFDTYRGSKVXFDKNVKGKEVRFGQFASSSLDREVAKGFGTVSCFEIRTCQGADLTKYSKFNEKEVLIPPYETFKVTDVKTRAEQTDLWCETVFTLESYKKTSFLNCANSGNQVAFFNVLFILTVFCSVVSY